The segment TCGATTCCCCCGTATGCGTAAAAGGCATATATGAGGGAAGACCAGAGCCCTTTTACCCCCATAGGTAGCCACTCTTTGATGGTGTTCGGAAAATTGCCTGGGTTGGAACCGCCACCAGCAGCTCCTTTAATCCATCCAAAAAAGATACCCAAAGCAATGACAATGAACATTAAAATCGCCGCGATCTTGATGATGGCAAAAAGGTCTTCCATTTTATCAAACCCCTTTGTTCCCAGCATAACGACGAAAAAGGATAAAACAGCATACCCGGCTGAAAAAATCCAAAGCGGCACATCGGGAAACCAGAATTGAGATAAAAGGCCAAGGGCAGTCAGCTGACTACCCATGATCAGTATGTTGGAGCACCAATAATTCCAGCCACAGCTGAATTCTGCCCATTTGCCAAATGCCTTACCTGCGTAATAGCAAAAGGAGCCTTCCTGTGGATCTTGGATTGTCATTTTAGCTAATCTACTATATACGATATAGGTTCCGGTGGCTCCAATCAAAAAGGAAAGGATGATGGAGGCTCCGGCATGCTTGATTCCTAGAGAGGATCCCAGGAAAAAGCCGATTCCGATGGTGCATCCGATTCCAATCAATGATAATTGCCACCAAGCTAAATCACCTGATGATGTTTGTTTGGTACTGCATGTGGCTTTTGACATGTGACTCTCCTTTTAACCTACTACCATAGTGTGCTTTTAGTGGGTTTTACATTTTGGATGAAAAGAAAAACTAGGACTCCTATTACGACTGCCAGAGCACCGGAGATATACAGGCTTAGTAGAAGGTTGTTTTTCATTACGACAGACATGATCGGCGGACCTGCCGCGACCCCGATGAATCGAGATGAACTATAAAAGGATGTAATTGTCCCTTTTTCTCCCTTATCTACATTTTCAGTAATCAAAGCATCAAGCGTAGGAAGCATAGCCCCAATGCTAATGCCGATAAAGCTGGATATCGTGAGCAATAAAAAAATACTCGCATTCAGATATCCAACAAAAACGATGGTTACAGCGATGATTCCAAGGGAGACCATAAGAATTTTCCTCATCAATTCGATATCCCCTTTTATCACTTTTCCAGTGATAAAGGAGGAGACACACAGAGTAAATAAAGGAACAGCTAAATATAACCCTTTTGTCACACCATGCAGGTCATGCGTTTTTTCAAGAATGTCTGATAAATAAAATAATAGGCCAAAAAGAATCAGCATTGCGTATATGCCGATAACGAAGGTGGTATATAGCCATTTGCCTTCTTTGTGAAAAGTCTTTTTTGTGTTTTGGATAAAAATATTTAGTGCCAGTGGTTTTTCTTCCATCTTCGGGACCTTGATGAAAACAAGTACGAGCAGGATGGAAATCAAACTGAAAAAGGATATAGAGAAGAATGGAAGGTACCATAGGAAAGCAGCCAATAGTGAGCCTAAAATAGGGCTTAGAACCTTCCCGAACGTATTGGAGGTCTCAATGATCCCCAAACATGAACTTGTTTTCTCGTCGTCATCCTGATACAAGTCTCCAACTAGAGGCAAGATGATTGGAGTTGCCCCGGCAGCTCCGACACCCTGTATGATCCGGCCAATGATGATCCAAGTGAAAGGGTCCTCTATCATCCATGAAGCAAACCCTGAAATCAATCCCCCGATAAGTGCCAGTGTTAAACTTGGCAAAATGATCATCTTCCTGCCAAACCGATCTGATAAATAACCTGCAATAGGTATTAAAAAAATGGAAGATACCGAGTAGGAAGTAATGATCATACTCGACTGGAAGGAGGATATGCCCAACTCTTTTTCGAGCAATGGCAGAACGGGAATAAGCATAGAATTGCCCAATGTCATAATAAGAGGGATGGAAGCCATGCTTATTATGCACCAAGCACTGACTTGTCCTATTTTCTTTGTTGTCACCTCTACCCCTCCGTAGTCGTTTCTATGTTTGATAAGCTGAGTTGCTTAAAGCTTGAATGAAAAAGCATCAATCGAATCAATCCTTCCACGCCACCAAGCGTGACTCTTGAAAGGAGATTGTGTGTTTGCTGAGATGTATACAGCATCCTTTAGATGAATAAATGTAGCGATCATATCCTGCTTGTTCTTTTCTTCCTCTTTTTGCTTTTCACTGATATAGGCTTCTTTAAGATCTGTGAATTTCTTATGTAGGACATGAGAAAGGGTACTATTCTCCACATCATCTGCTGATGTAATGATCCCTTCATAATAGGTGTGCGGGCCGACAAGCGTCCCGGCAATCACTGTCCCATTCACATTTAAAGTAAGCCCTATCTCCATCCCGTCCTTATCGGTTAGGTCAAGGAGCATTTGCAACACTGCATCATCAGTGGATACGTTTTCCTCTTTTTTCGCCATTTTTACCCCACCCATTCGTTTATGGTCCTTTAATCAAGCACATAGTTAGTATAGGTAAATAGGGGTAGGATATTCTGGAAGTTTGTGCAAATGAAGACATTAAAAGGAGGGGGAAATAAACGAGAAAAAGCCCGATCAGCATGGGCTCTCACATAAACAGTAATATAAAGGCTTGTACTCCAAAATAAATACCGAACCCAATCATCGAAAGAGATGAAATAATGGATATGAACACAAGGAAATTTGTGTGCAGAAGGTTCCTTGCAATACTTGAAATCGTGGCCATGAACACATCCCATAATAAAATTCCGCAGATGATCGCAGCACTATAAATGGCCAATTGACTACTGGAAAAAGAAGTAGCTGTTTTTGCTAAAACGGATCCATAAATACCAAGCCAAAAAAGAATGGTAAGCGGGTTAGAGATAGATAGCAGGAACCCTGAAGTCCATGATCGGAGCAATGTCGTCTTTCCTTTTGGCCCATCCACAAAATGTGATTTTTTACTTTTCACCAAACTCTCTATTCCTGTATACGTGAGCACAAAAAAACCAAAAAGCCAGAGAAATGCCTTCATCATTGGCTGCTCAATAAAATGAATCATCCCCATGTAAACAAGCAACATATAACAAATATCAGCAATGAGTGCACCGACCCCGAATATCCAGGCATGTCCGAATCCTAGTCGCAATCCTTTATCCAACTGCGCAGCATTGACCGGTCCAATAGGTGCTGCGAGGGACACCCCTAAGAATATGTAAGTGAAAATGGAATTCATTTCGTAGCCCTCCCCATCATCTCCTTACATTTCTATTCACCATCTAGGGGTTGTACCACTATTTCCGAAAAAAAGAGCCCCATCCTGGGACTCTTCATTAATCATTTCGTATGGCGTTCTCAGCCGCTTGTGTCTCTTTCAAGAGCCTGAGCATATCTTTTGCACGTTGTTCTTCTATAGAAGAAGTGTGATTTTCTTTTGCTTCTTTCAACGCTTGTTCCACTCTCTCGATTGCCTGTTGGGAATAACCGAGATTATCACTAGTGCTTTCCAACTGGGTGGCATATACTGCCTCATCAGCATGTTTGATAGCTTTTGTTAACTTTTCATTATGTTCATGCGCCATAAAGGGACCCCTACTTGTGTTCAGGACCATTTAGGTGTAATGGTGGAGGAACGAGCCATCCCTTACTTTTATTCAGCTTTAGAAGTTTTGCGCCATATTGCGCTTTTGTCATATGAAATTGCCCATACATCAAGGCAATATCCTCACGGACGCATTGTGCAATGACTTGGCTGCATGCCACAAGGGCTTCACCAGTGTTTTTAGACAAAGTCGCACTGATTTCTGGATCACTGAACCTTGCTCCGACTGGAATTTCCTCCAAGTTTGCAGTTGGTCGTTCTGGCGGTGCAGGAGGTAATCCAATACCATTCGCCTTAAGCACTTGTTCGATTTGTTTGTTCTCTTCTTTTAAACCTTCAATGCCTTCCTCTACCAGCTTTCTGAGATCTTCATCACCGGTATGATTCACAAATGTTTGTGAAGCAGCGATAGATCCATGATTCGCTAATAGATTGGACCACATACTAAATACTTCTCCATAATGTAAAGGTTCATTCTGAGGGTTTCCGTCTAAAATTCCCATAATAACACTCCCTATTTTGCCAAGATTCATGTGAGGCTCCTTTGTCAAGGATTTGCTCAGTTAGTTTGTGCAATAAATATAATCCTAATCCTACACATTCAAATGAGTATTATTTATTCGTTTCCTTTGGGTAACAATAGAAAATAGAATTTAGTAAAGGGGGTCTATTAATGTCGTTATTTTCAAAGAATCCGATGCGGCCGCATGTTAGAAGTGAGTATGATGTGTTAAAAAAAGTCATCTTGTGTAAACCAGAGCATATGACCATTCGTGAAGTAATCAATGAAACGCAGAAAAAGTTCAAAAATGAAGGCATTCATATCGAAATTGCAATGGCACAACATAAAAAGTTCGTGGATACATTGGAGGAGCAAGGAGTGGAAGTGATACTCCTACCTGCGATCAAAATGTTCCCAGAGCAAGTTTTCACACGTGATATTGGCTTCACCCTCGGAAATATTCTTTTTGTTGCGGAAATGGCCAACAAAATAAGACAAGGGGAAGAAGAAGTCCTGAAAAGCATGCTGGAGCATCATGAAATCTCCTATTTGAATTTAAAAGGCGACATGATCGAAGGTGGAGATGTCATCATAAATGGCGAAACCGTATATGTTGGCATAAGTAACCGGACCAACGAGGAAGCAATCGAACATCTGCAAATCATCCTGCCTCATTATGAAGTCGTAAAGGTACCATTCAAGGAAAAATATTTACATCTGGATTGCGTGTTCAATATCATCTCACCAACAGAAGCACTATATTATCCAAAAGCGTTCACACAACAAGAACTAGACATCCTATCTTCCCGCTTTGAGCTAATCGAAGTAACAGAAGATGAACAGTTCTCCCTTGGCACAAACGTACTCAACATAGGCAACAAAAAAATCTTCAGCCTCCCTGTTAACCCAAAAGTAAACGCAGAGCTCAAGCAAAGAGGCTATGAAGTAATCGAAGTCGACATCATGGAAATCATCAAATCCGGAGGCTCCTTCCGCTGCTGCACGCTCCCGATTCTGCGTGATTAGAGCGGACAGGGACGTATCCCCCTTAGTAAAAAATCAATAATCTACGCAGGCGCTTACCTACTGGGGTGCGTCTTTTTTGTGTATCTTAGAGGATTTTTCAAAAACAAATAGAAACATACACATACTACAGTTAATGAGCGCGTGAGCCGGTCAATCTGCGTGTTTTCTAGAGAAAGCTGATAAGTTTGTTGGCCTCGTGGGATTTTTGAGGTTTCTATTGGTGCGATGGTGATTTCTATGGGGTGATTGTAACTATTTTTATACTGATTGTGAGTTTTCCAGCTGTTATTGTGACTAATTTTGTAGTCATTGTGAGTTTTCCAGCTGTTATTGTGACTAATTTTGTAGTCATTGTGACATTTCCAATGGTTATTGTGACATTTATACTCAATCGTCCGATTAAATAAAAGATGAGCTGTTATTGCCGCGCAATGGTTTCAGCTAAAAAACAAAAGAATATGGTAGAAAAGCAATAGTGCATAGGGGGATAAGCTTTTGCGACAGATTACATTATCAAATGGTACGAAGGTGGAAGTGGAGTGTTTAAGTTGTGCATTAACGAGCGGTCTGATAGAGCCGGATGGGGGAGTGGTGTTGGAAACAGAGCACTTTCATGCTCATCAGGATGTGGCTTACCCCATTAAAGGGTTGATCATCCTTGCCTCTAAGCGACATATCAAATGTTTTGATGAATTAACGGAAGAGGAGAAAATGGAATATATTCAGGTGCTGGCTAGGATCAGGAAAGCGCAAAGGGATGTGCTCGGTATTGAATATGTTTACTATTTTTACAACGAAGATACCACGCATCATTTTCACACGTGGATGGTACCGAGGTATGACTGGATGTACGAGTTTGGTCGTTCGGTGGAATCCGTTCGCCCGGTGTTACTGCATGCCAGGAATAACATGAACGGCGGGGATAATTTGGTGGAAGTGATGGAGGCTATTGAGGCGTTGAGGCGGGAGTTGGGGTAGAGGAAGCGAGTCGAGGGAACAGGCACCCCGACCCAGTTTCTTAACTCTAATTTTTAAAAATTGTCAGCTTCTTTTCTGCGGAAGTCCGCTCTCTCTTTGGTGGCACCTGTTCAAAGTATCCCATATGCAAGAACCCGGCAATCTTTTCTCCAGGCTGTACGCCTAAAATTGCATGGACCTTTGGATCATATATATGCGGATTGGTTTTCCAGACAACGCCAAGCTTTTGTTCCCAGGCAAGCAGCTGAAAGTTCTGAATTAGCGAGCTGACCGCCCCAAAGTTTTCCTCCCATTGTTTTTGTCTCGGGTCTTCCTCCATTACCACGATCAGAAAGGCGGCCGGCTGACTGAAATAATTCCTCCTATTATCCTGCATCTCTGGGGGAAAGGTTTTGACCAGTTTTTCAACGAATCCTTCCTTCTCATTTGAAGATACAAAAATGAACCGCCAAGGCTCCCTTAATCCATGGTTTGGTGCCCAGACTGCATCGTCCAGTAGTTCCAGTACGGTTTCCTGTGTCACTTCTTTATCGGTATATCCAGCTTTTATAGAACGTCGCTCACGAATGGTTTGAGCTAGGGTCGATTTATTCTTTTCCATTGGATTGTCTCCTTTTTAATCTTTTTCAGCGTGACTCTGATTATCATTCTCAATTACATTGTAGTATAGATTTTTATTTAATTCCATATCTATGGGAGAAAAAAGAAAATGTTCATTTTTTAAAAGCGACTCATTAAAGAGAGATGTAACATTTTCCATTTTTATACGTAATTAATAGTAGAGAGGAAGGGGATCCACACATGTCAAAAAACATATACATAGTCAGGCATTGCCAAACTGAAGGGCAACCACCAGAATCGCAGCTTACAGAAGAAGGATTTAAACAAGCGTTAGAGCTAGCACAATTCTTTTCCAACACACCAATAGACCGCATCGTCTCAAGCCCCTTTTTGCGCGCCATCCAATCTATTGAACCATTGAGCAAGAAAACGAATATTCGCATGGAAGTGGATGAGCGCTTAGCCGAACGCACACTGAGCACGGAAGATTTACCGGATTGGCTGGAAAAATTGGAAGCAACTTATGATGACTTGGAGTTGAAATATAAGGGTGGCGAATCAAGTAGAGAGGCGATGGACCGGATCGTCAGCATGGTAGAAGAAGCGTTTGAAAGGGACGCGGAAAACATCATTATTGTGACACACGGAAATATCATGTCATTGCTCTTAAAAAACTATAAAAATAGTTTTGGATTTGAGGACTGGAAGAACCTAAGGAATCCGGATGTGTACCTTTTGCGGAGAGTCGAAGGGAGTCAAGGCGACAGACATGATGACCTGGAAATCCGGGGGGCGATGGGTTGGCCCTATTCGGTGGAAAGGATGATGTAAAATTGAATGGTTTATTGGGCTTTACCATTGCATTCTTTTTGATTGGCTTTGTGGTTCTCTCCTTACTGAAGACGAACCTACAGGGGAAAAAAGACGCGACACAATTTGGCGTATGGTTTGTTGTAGGGACCACAGTCTGGGGGACAGTGAGCATGTTTCTTTTTGTTTGGTGGTTTAATGCAACTTTTTGATTGGTTATCTCGCAAAATTAGGAGATTAAAAGGTTCGGTGTCAATATTTCAAAAAACAGCCCCAATCATACAAAATATCGCAAGAAATGGTCGAATAACAACAACAAGTATACAAAAACCAATGGAAATGGTAGATAATCCATATTTTGTAAGATGAAGTAACTCAATCTATCTATAAAAGGGTTAGAGACTGCACAGGAACTACTAGAAATTGGGTGGGTCACGGAACCTGTCCCTAAACCCAAAGGAATCGAATGGAAGCTTTTGAGGGAATATATTGAGCTAGAGAATTGAGTCAAAATGGGCCGTGGTGGCTGTCCCCACGACCCCACCAACTTTAACTCCGCTCTAACACCTTCACAAGCATACGGTGAATTACCTCATGATCCCGCAAATCATGCAGGCGATAGTCTTCTCCAGGAAGTGTGTACCATTCTGCGGCACCGACATAGGTGATGGCGAGCGAGAGGGTACCATCTTCATCACAAGTGGTACGTAATTCAAGTTCGCCGCTTATGACTCCAACCTCGGTTGTCATGACTCCGTGTGATGCAGTAAAAATAGAAGATTTCTTTTCCATATGTATGACACCTCCCGTTTCCATGAATGAATAGTGCGTCTGCAAGCACAGCCAACTCCGCTCGCAGACGCATACACAATATCTAATTTAGTAAGCGCAGCCGTTAAGCATCGTTTGCAAAGAAGATTTCTCAGATGACTGAAGGTGTAGGTTCCAGCGGTGTTTCGTATTGATCCACCATTTTGCATAGGCACAGCGAGCGCCGGCACGAGGTGGTTGCCATGTAGACGGATCTTGGTCCCCTTTGGAGCGATTGACGCTTGCTGTAACTGCTATCAGCTGCGGACCAGTGAGGTCGTTGGCAAAAGCCCGTCGCTGTTCGGTAGTCCAACTGCTTGCGCCGGAGCGCCAAGCCTCAGCTAATGGAACAATGTGATCAATGTCAATCTCAGACGGAGAATACACAATGACACCATCAAAATAACTATACCATTTTCCGGAAGTAGTGGGACAGGTACCAGTGTAATAGTCGGCATCGCGTTGCAAGACGATTTGGCGGGTATCGCAACCATTGCCTTGACCGCTCCAGTGTGGGAATAAGTCCCTCGAGTACCCGGTCATAGAGCCCTCCGATTTTACGGTCAAGGAGTTCAATTGGTTTTGCGCTTCAGACTTGGTCGGTGTGCCAGGGGGAAGTGCAGAGACGGTTTGTGGGTCAAGCTGCAGGGCTGAGAACGACAGGATAAATGCAAAAACAACCAACATGGATTTTTTAAGCATAGTTATGCCTCCTACTATAAATTTTTTATATCAAAATCCCGTGGATGGACGAGATTTTAATAGTTTCAAAAAGTTCGTCGACTATGTATCTACTTGAAATAATAATATATAAAAGAGCCTTAATAAGTTAAAATATTGTAAAGATTAAGAAAAGGTACTGTCCTCCTGCGCCTGATGGACCAGCAAGGGGCGGGAAGAGTCGAAGGGACAGGTCCGTTGACCCAGAGTATGGGTTGGCCTTTCCTATGTGGGTCGCGGTACCTCTCCCTACAGCACAGCACACAAGGAGGATGCAGATGCTAAAACGAAGACACGGAGATCGCTCAGAATGGAAGAGGATAGTAAAACGGCAATATTCTCAGAAGTACATCGATAGTGATGGCTTCAAAGGGTATGTGACCTTACTTAACATACATAAAGTTAAAGAGCCATTAACTGTCCACTATGAAGAGAAGAGTGTATGCATTGTGGATGATGGGTACATGTGGCTTCAGCACTTTCCAAGCCATGAACATTACTCCTTGACGACAATGTTTGACGCTAATGGCGAAGTTGTTCAATGGTATATCGATATAACGGATGAGAACGGAGTAGATAACGACCTCCCATACACGGATGACCTTTTCTTGGACATCATCGTGCTTTCGACAGGAGATGTCATCCAGAAAGATTCGGACGAATTGGAGGAAGCACTAGCTCAAGGGAAAATTAATCAAGCGCAATACCAACTTGCTTGGGTAGTGGCAAACAAAATTAATCAACAAATTGAAAAAAATGAATTTCTGTTGATGGAGCAGGCAAAGTCACATTTAAAAATGTTATTGGAGGATTTGGGTGTGTACGATGAAAATGATAACAGAGGATATTAAAGGCAAGCGCTACAATCAACTAATTGATTTTCTGGCAAAACATTGTGATCGTTTTGCCTTTGTAGAGAACAGGCAATTGATGGAGGTTGAAGAAGAGCGCCTTGCATATGTAGATGAGCTAATTTTGAACATTAGAAAATATCTCCTAGAAAGAAAGATTCAAAGGGAATGGGAAACGACAAAACTTCGGGGTGTTACGGCTTATGTCTACCATTTTCAAATGAATAATGTAACAAAATTATTTCTAAGAGCCCAAAGTGACTCGCTTTTCGGTTGGACTGGTCGTTTGCCGGAGGATTTGATGTTTTATCAAGAGGAGAAGTGTCTTCTGGCTGCCTGCTCACATGAGGGTTTTTATATGGTGGATGAGGGTTTATGGAAGGAATTTATATATAACACAAAATAAAGAGGTGTAAACCATGCTAACAAAAGAACAGCTACAACAGATTGCAGAACTCAAATCCCTTTGCGAAAAAGAAGGCGAGTTCGAACTGAAGCTAAATGAAGATATGCTCGAAACCCGCGATGCAAACAGCAATGAAGACTTCTTTCATTATGAAGAAGGACGTCTTGTGGGATTCCTTGGTTGTTATGGATTTGGAAATAAAGTAGAGATGACAGGGATGGTTCACCCGGATTACCGTAGAAAAGGGATTTTCTCAAAATTGTTTGCTGAAGCGGTGGCAGAGACGAAGAAGCGCGAGAATACGACAATTTTGCTGAATGCGCCTAGCTCTTCTGCAAGCGCCAAAAAGTTTCTAGAAAGTATTCCGTGTACATTCGAGATGGCGGAGTACCAAATGAAATGGGTAGCAGGTGAGTTATATGAAGATCCTGCTGTAAGCATTAGGCCTTCAACCTCCCAGGAGGATTTTGAAGCGGAAATCCAACTGGAAGTGGCTTGCTTTGGCTTCACTGAACAAGAAGCGCGTAGTTTTAATCAGCGAATGAAGGAATTAAACAGTGAGGACATGTTCATCATCGAAGCAGAAGGTAGACCTGCCGGAAAGATCCGTGTCTCAGAAACGAACGGAGAAGCGTGGATATATGGATTCGCTGTCTTCCCTGAGCTTCAAGGAAAAGGAATTGGACGGAAAGCTCTATCTAAAGTGGTGAAAGTGGAAACGGAAAAAGGACTGCCTGTCTTTTTGGAAGTAGAAGCGAGGAATGCCCATGCGCTGAAACTCTATGAGTCTTGTGGATTTAGGAGTTATCATTCGCAGGATTACTATAAGTATTAGGGGTATGGAGATGAAGAGAATTTGAGTGGATAACTAGGATAACTTGCAGCATTCAGAGGTTTACACTCCCTTAACCCTTAGGAGGAATAACATGATAAAAAGACTCACCATCATCAGCCTTATTGTCATTCTTGGAATACTCGCATACAATAGCAGATTTTACTACCCGACTCTGCCAATAGATTCTGTAAGTAAACAGGTAGTCTTGCAGTCTATCGATGATTCATTAGAACCCATCGTGAAAATTGCAAATGAAGATGGCTATGATTGGTTTATAGCACGAGGAAAACAAGGGGATTACAGAGATGCCCTCAAAAAAATGATGGGTGAACATGGATGGGAGTTTGAATACCAAGAAGGCGGGGGTTACTTTTTTGAAAAAGCTGATCATCGATTAATTGTATCCACACAAATGTGGACAGGGAAGTATGTGTTAGTTAAGGTACCAGAGGGCTGGGAAGAGTGAAAGTGGGATGCTTTCATTTGTTTATTAGAGCAAAAACAATAAGGAGAGAAAAAAATGACCAACATAAAACCAATCTTAAAGGATTTTCCATCAGAGTTCACCACAGATAGACTCTTAATCAGAATGCCGTTGCCAGGAGATGGTCTTGAGGTACATGACGCCATCATTCATTCTCTTCCTGAGCTCAAACCTTGGATGATCTTCGCTCAACATGACCAGGCAGTAGAAGATGTGGAATCGAATATAAGGGAAAGTCATGCAGAGTTTCTACAACGAAAGGATTTGAGGCTCTTAGTTTTCTTAAAAGAAACCGGTGAATTCGTGGCATCCTCTGGATTGCATCGAATCGATTGGTCTATTCCAAAGTTTGAAATCGGCTATTGGGTTGATTCTAGATACAGTGGCAAGGGCTACATAACCGAAGCGGTAGGGGGAATCAGCCAGTTTGC is part of the Sutcliffiella sp. FSL R7-0096 genome and harbors:
- a CDS encoding MFS transporter, translated to MASIPLIMTLGNSMLIPVLPLLEKELGISSFQSSMIITSYSVSSIFLIPIAGYLSDRFGRKMIILPSLTLALIGGLISGFASWMIEDPFTWIIIGRIIQGVGAAGATPIILPLVGDLYQDDDEKTSSCLGIIETSNTFGKVLSPILGSLLAAFLWYLPFFSISFFSLISILLVLVFIKVPKMEEKPLALNIFIQNTKKTFHKEGKWLYTTFVIGIYAMLILFGLLFYLSDILEKTHDLHGVTKGLYLAVPLFTLCVSSFITGKVIKGDIELMRKILMVSLGIIAVTIVFVGYLNASIFLLLTISSFIGISIGAMLPTLDALITENVDKGEKGTITSFYSSSRFIGVAAGPPIMSVVMKNNLLLSLYISGALAVVIGVLVFLFIQNVKPTKSTLW
- a CDS encoding nitroreductase translates to MEKNKSTLAQTIRERRSIKAGYTDKEVTQETVLELLDDAVWAPNHGLREPWRFIFVSSNEKEGFVEKLVKTFPPEMQDNRRNYFSQPAAFLIVVMEEDPRQKQWEENFGAVSSLIQNFQLLAWEQKLGVVWKTNPHIYDPKVHAILGVQPGEKIAGFLHMGYFEQVPPKRERTSAEKKLTIFKN
- a CDS encoding DUF402 domain-containing protein, which translates into the protein MLKRRHGDRSEWKRIVKRQYSQKYIDSDGFKGYVTLLNIHKVKEPLTVHYEEKSVCIVDDGYMWLQHFPSHEHYSLTTMFDANGEVVQWYIDITDENGVDNDLPYTDDLFLDIIVLSTGDVIQKDSDELEEALAQGKINQAQYQLAWVVANKINQQIEKNEFLLMEQAKSHLKMLLEDLGVYDENDNRGY
- a CDS encoding LysE family transporter, which translates into the protein MNSIFTYIFLGVSLAAPIGPVNAAQLDKGLRLGFGHAWIFGVGALIADICYMLLVYMGMIHFIEQPMMKAFLWLFGFFVLTYTGIESLVKSKKSHFVDGPKGKTTLLRSWTSGFLLSISNPLTILFWLGIYGSVLAKTATSFSSSQLAIYSAAIICGILLWDVFMATISSIARNLLHTNFLVFISIISSLSMIGFGIYFGVQAFILLFM
- a CDS encoding stage III sporulation protein AH, producing MKMITEDIKGKRYNQLIDFLAKHCDRFAFVENRQLMEVEEERLAYVDELILNIRKYLLERKIQREWETTKLRGVTAYVYHFQMNNVTKLFLRAQSDSLFGWTGRLPEDLMFYQEEKCLLAACSHEGFYMVDEGLWKEFIYNTK
- a CDS encoding HNH endonuclease family protein encodes the protein MLKKSMLVVFAFILSFSALQLDPQTVSALPPGTPTKSEAQNQLNSLTVKSEGSMTGYSRDLFPHWSGQGNGCDTRQIVLQRDADYYTGTCPTTSGKWYSYFDGVIVYSPSEIDIDHIVPLAEAWRSGASSWTTEQRRAFANDLTGPQLIAVTASVNRSKGDQDPSTWQPPRAGARCAYAKWWINTKHRWNLHLQSSEKSSLQTMLNGCAY
- a CDS encoding dimethylarginine dimethylaminohydrolase family protein, whose amino-acid sequence is MSLFSKNPMRPHVRSEYDVLKKVILCKPEHMTIREVINETQKKFKNEGIHIEIAMAQHKKFVDTLEEQGVEVILLPAIKMFPEQVFTRDIGFTLGNILFVAEMANKIRQGEEEVLKSMLEHHEISYLNLKGDMIEGGDVIINGETVYVGISNRTNEEAIEHLQIILPHYEVVKVPFKEKYLHLDCVFNIISPTEALYYPKAFTQQELDILSSRFELIEVTEDEQFSLGTNVLNIGNKKIFSLPVNPKVNAELKQRGYEVIEVDIMEIIKSGGSFRCCTLPILRD
- a CDS encoding GNAT family N-acetyltransferase encodes the protein MLTKEQLQQIAELKSLCEKEGEFELKLNEDMLETRDANSNEDFFHYEEGRLVGFLGCYGFGNKVEMTGMVHPDYRRKGIFSKLFAEAVAETKKRENTTILLNAPSSSASAKKFLESIPCTFEMAEYQMKWVAGELYEDPAVSIRPSTSQEDFEAEIQLEVACFGFTEQEARSFNQRMKELNSEDMFIIEAEGRPAGKIRVSETNGEAWIYGFAVFPELQGKGIGRKALSKVVKVETEKGLPVFLEVEARNAHALKLYESCGFRSYHSQDYYKY
- the gvpU gene encoding gas vesicle accessory protein GvpU — encoded protein: MAKKEENVSTDDAVLQMLLDLTDKDGMEIGLTLNVNGTVIAGTLVGPHTYYEGIITSADDVENSTLSHVLHKKFTDLKEAYISEKQKEEEKNKQDMIATFIHLKDAVYISANTQSPFKSHAWWRGRIDSIDAFSFKL
- a CDS encoding GNAT family N-acetyltransferase, whose protein sequence is MKPILKDFPSEFTTDRLLIRMPLPGDGLEVHDAIIHSLPELKPWMIFAQHDQAVEDVESNIRESHAEFLQRKDLRLLVFLKETGEFVASSGLHRIDWSIPKFEIGYWVDSRYSGKGYITEAVGGISQFAFEQLGANRVEIRCDSKNVKSRAVAERAGYTLEGVLKNSERDVNGELRDTCVFAKVVIEGK
- a CDS encoding diadenosine tetraphosphate hydrolase; translated protein: MRQITLSNGTKVEVECLSCALTSGLIEPDGGVVLETEHFHAHQDVAYPIKGLIILASKRHIKCFDELTEEEKMEYIQVLARIRKAQRDVLGIEYVYYFYNEDTTHHFHTWMVPRYDWMYEFGRSVESVRPVLLHARNNMNGGDNLVEVMEAIEALRRELG
- a CDS encoding histidine phosphatase family protein → MSKNIYIVRHCQTEGQPPESQLTEEGFKQALELAQFFSNTPIDRIVSSPFLRAIQSIEPLSKKTNIRMEVDERLAERTLSTEDLPDWLEKLEATYDDLELKYKGGESSREAMDRIVSMVEEAFERDAENIIIVTHGNIMSLLLKNYKNSFGFEDWKNLRNPDVYLLRRVEGSQGDRHDDLEIRGAMGWPYSVERMM
- a CDS encoding DUF3231 family protein; amino-acid sequence: MGILDGNPQNEPLHYGEVFSMWSNLLANHGSIAASQTFVNHTGDEDLRKLVEEGIEGLKEENKQIEQVLKANGIGLPPAPPERPTANLEEIPVGARFSDPEISATLSKNTGEALVACSQVIAQCVREDIALMYGQFHMTKAQYGAKLLKLNKSKGWLVPPPLHLNGPEHK